The Nocardia vinacea genome contains the following window.
GGTGCCGGACCACAATTCGACATCGCCGCGATCGACGCCGAAGTATTCGCCGATCCCGCCGCCGCCGGCACCGAGCACACCGATGCTGTGCGCCTCGTCGATCATCAACAGCGCTTGGTGCTTCCGCTTGACCTCGATGATCGCGGGCAGATCCGGAATATCGCCGTCCTGGCTGTAGACGCCCTCGATCAGGATCAGCACGCGGCGATACTGGTGCCGGATTTCGGTGAGCAGCTGGTCGAGTGCCGCATGGTCGTTGTGCGGGAACGGCCGCCGCGTCGCGCCGGACAGTTTGCAGCCCTGCAGGATGCTGTCGTGCGCGAGGCTGTCGTGGATCACCAGATCCTCCGGACCGACAATGTGCCCGATGATCGTGACGTTCGTCGAATGGCCGCCGACGAGTGCGATCGCATCCTCGGTGCCGAGCAACCCCGCGAGTTCGGCCTCCAGTTCACGGTGCACCGGCTTTTCACCGGAGAGCACGCGGCTGGCCGAACACGAACTGCCGTAGCGGGCGACCGAATCCTGGACCGCCGTCACAACTGCCGGATGACCGGACAGGCCCAGGTAGTTGTAGCTGGAGAAGTTGAGCACGGGCGCGCCGTCGATCACCGAGGTGTCCCGGGTGACGCCGTCGTTGATCAGGAAGTACGGATTCGACAGCCCGAGTGCCTCCGCGCCGGAGAGCCGATCGGCGATCGCCCGCACCTCGGCGAAGTCGGAGATCCGATACTCCGGCGCGACGGTCACGCGCTCGGGTTCCGGCGCGGCGGGTGCGGGCGCAGCGGGTGCAGGCACAGCGGGCGCGGGCGAAGCGGCGACCTGATCCGCGACATAGCCGATGACATCACCCAGTGTCGTCGTCGCTGTGAACCAGCTCGGATCGATGGTCAGTCCGGGAAGTTTGCGGACGAGTCCGCCGAACAGGTCGGTGAGCATGATCGAATCGAGTCCGAGGCCGTCGGTGATCGTCCGGTCGTCCCGCACTAGGTCGGCCGGGAAGCCGCTGACCCGGGCCACCTCCGCGCGCACGATGCCGGCGACCGCCTCCGGGCTGACCGACGACCGCTCGGTGTCCGGCAGCGGTGTCCGGATCTCGGTGGATCCCGTCGCGACACTGGCCAATACGGCGGCCTGCTCGCGGAAGAGTGCGATCAATTGATCCATAGTGGTTGTTGCCTCAGGGGTTGTGGAAGTCGTTGTGTGGGTGGGGGGTTCGACCCAGAATCGGTGTTCGGTCGAGAACTCGTAGGTCGGCAGGCGGCGACGGACTCGTTGCGCCGGTGCGTAGAGTCGATCCCAATCGGGGGTGAAACCGTCGCGGTACAGCGCGGCAAGGGTCTGCGTGAATTCGGTGCCGGTCGCACCCGGTCCGGGGCTGGGCGCGAGGCAGCGCGCCGCCAGCTCGGGCCGAATCCGACCGACCAGCGCCGCCAGGACCTTTCGCGGGCCGATCTCGATGACATGGCTGGGCTCGGTGCCTAGTGCCGCCTCCACGGCGTCGGAGAATCGGACGGTGGCACAGACGTGTTCGGTCCAGTACGCGGCGTCCATCGGCTCGGAAGCATCGAGCAGGCGTCCGCGTACGGTCGAATAGACGGGAATATTCGGTGCACGGTAGACGCAGTCGCGGGCGATGGCCTCGAACTCCGCCAGCATCGGTTCCATCAGCGGGCTGTGGAACGCGTGGGAAACGTTGAGCGCCTTCGTGATCACCGCACGAGCGTCGAGTGCCGCCCGGATCCGCTCGATCGCCACGGCCGGACCGGAGAGCACGAGATCTGCCGCACCATTGACGGCGGCGACCGCAACCAAGGGTTCCTCGGCGAGCAGATCGGCCACCCGGTTCTCGGCCGCGCGTACCGCGAGCATCGCACCGCCCGTCGGTAATTGCTGCATCAGCCGACCGCGCGCGACCACCAACCGACACGCGTCGTCGAGGTCGAAAACTCCCGCCACCGCCGCGGCCGCGAATTCGCCGATGCTGTGCCCGATGAGCCATGCGGGCCGCACGCCCGCGTCGGCGAGTGACCGGGCGAGTGCGTATTCCATCGCGAAGATGGCGGGTTGTGCGAGGTCGGTGCGGTCGATATCGATGCTCTCATCGAGCAGCAGGTCGCGCACCGAGCGATCCAGGTGCTCGATCATGCAATCGTCGACCGCCCACAGGGCGTGCTGGAACAACGGGTTCGTCGCGTCCAATGCCCGTGCCATACCGGCGAATTGCGAGCCCTGACCGGTGAACATCCAACCGGTGCCGACCGCTTGTGCCACTCCGATTTCGGGTTCGCCCCGCAGGCGTGCGATAGCGTCGGCACGATCGGTCGCGACAATCGCCATTCGAGTGCGCCCGGAAGATTTGACCTGGTTACTGGTCCAGCACAGCTGCGCGAACCGATCCTCCGGTACCGTCGCCAATGCGTCGGCGAGGCGAAGCGCGTTGCGCCGCAGTCCTTCCTGATCATTCGATGACAGCGTGAGTACGCCGCCCCCGGACGCCGCCGGAGCCGGCTTCGCGGGTGCGCTGGCCAGCACGATGTGCGCATTCGTACCACCGATCCCGAAGCTGCTGACCCCGCCGAGCGCCGGTCCGTGCAGCGGCATCGGTTCCGCGACCAGGCGCAGACCATGGCGACTCATCCGCAGCTGGGGGTTTTCCTGCTCGGCGAATCTCGTCGGCGCGACTACACCGTGATGCAGACCGAGCGCGACCTTGATCAGTCCGGCGACGCCCGCAGCGCCCTCGGTATGGCCGAGATTGCCCTTGATGGAACCGATGCCGCAGGGTTCGGCTCGGTTCGCCCCGTGCAGTGCGCCGAGCGCCTTGACCTCGATCATGTCACCGAGAATCGTTCCGGTGCCGTGCGCTTCGATGAAGTCCACGTCCTCCGGCCGTACACCGGCCCGCTGATAAGCCTCGGTGATCACTTGCTGCTGTGCCCACCGGTTCGGCGCGGTGATGCCGTTGCTGCGGCCGTCGGAGTTGACCGCGCTGCCCTTGATCACCGCGTAGATCGGCAGCCCCTCGGCCACCGCATCGGCCAAACGCCGCAGCACGAGCACGGCGACACCCTCACCGCGCACGATCCCATCGGCGTTGCCGCTGAACGGTTTACAGCGAGCATCGGGTGCGGAAAGGCCCGCCTGGGTGTAGAACACACCGACGGCCGGGGTGAGAACGAGGTTCACGCCACCGGCGACCGCCTGATCGCATTCGCCGGAAGCCAGTGCACCACAGGCGAGATGGACCGCGACCAGCGATGACGAACAGGCGGTATCGACCGCGATACTCGGACCGCGGAGATCGAGCTGATAGGACAGCCGGTTCGCGGTCATGAAATACCCGTTGCCCGAACCGTGCTGCGGTGTGATGGCGGCGTAATCGCTCATCTGCAGGTTCGCCCATTCATTGGCCATCACACCGACGAAAACCCCGGTGCGGGTGCCGGACTGGGCCCGTGGATCGAGTGCGGCATCTTCGAATGCGCGCCAGGTGGCCTGCAGCAGCAGGCGCTGTTGCGGATCCATCGCCTCGGCCTCGCGCGGTGCGATACCGAAGAATTCGTGATCGAACGCGTCCGCGTCGTCGATGAATCCGCCGCTGCGGGTATTGATGGTGCCGGGTGCACCGGCAGGGTCGTGGAAGTCGTCGGCATGCCAGCGGTTCGCGGGCACCTCCGAAATGGCGTCGCGTCCGTCGAGCAGCAGCTGCCACAGTGCGGCAGGATCGGGTGCTTGCGGGAATCGGCAATCCAGGCCGACGATCGCGATGTCCGTCATGCGGCCACAGCGAATTCGGCGGCCAGATATCCGGCGATATCGGCGATGGTGGGGTAGTCGAAAACCAGGGTCGGGTCGACGTCGAGTGACCACCGGTCCTCGATCTCGCCGCACAGGGTCACCGCCGAAGCGGAGTCGAGGCCGAGCTCGGCGAGCGGAATCGCCGGATCCACTTGGTGCGGTGCACGTTCGGTGTAGTCGGCGACGCGCTTCACGAGCCAAACCTGGATCGTTGTCGGGCAGGTGGCAGCGGTGTCGAACATATTCGGCTCCTCGGCGGTACGGGTCGGTCAGACGGTCAGTGATCGGCTCAGTGCCGGTTCGAGATCTTCGTGCAGGACACCCTCGATGCGATCCCCCAGGAACGCCGCCCGCATCGAGCTGCGCTGGACCTTGCCGCTGGTGGTGTGATGCACCGAACGGGTTTCTACGAGAACGACATTCGGCGCGGGCACATCGAACCCTCGGGCGACCGCGATTTTGATCGCCGAGGTCAGCTCGTTGAGTGTGGCGTCGCCCAGCAGTGCCTTCTTGATGCCATGCAGCACGACCATTCGTTCCCGGCCCCCCGCGTCGACGGATACGGCGACGCCGACGCTGCCGGCGAGTGCCGGATGCAGCTCGCCCACCAGTTCCTCGACGTCCTGGGGATAGAGGTTGCGGCCGTTGATGATCAGCAGATCCTTGAGCCGACCGGCGACGAACAGCTCCTCGTCGTGCCGCAGACCGAGATCACCGGTGCGCAGGAACGGCCCCTCGGTGCCGATGTGCGCGTCGAAGGTCTCGCGGGTCTCGTCGGGACGGTTCCAATAGCCGGCCGCAACACTCTCGCCGCGAATCCAGATCTCGCCGACAGTGTTGTCCGGCACCTGTTTGCGCGTGTGCGGGTCGACAATGCGGATGTCGAGACCGCGCGCCGCGCGTCCGCAGCTAACGAGCCGGGTATCGCGTCCGGCGTCGAGGTAGACCGGTGCCGCGTCGATCCGTCCGTAGCTGGCGAGCAGCGTCACCTCCGCCAGGCCGTAGGCCGGCACGAATGCCGTGGGCTGCAATCCTGCGACCGCGAACCGCTCGTTTACCGCCGCCACGGTCCGTTCGCGAACCGGCTCGGCGCCGCACAACGCGGACCGCAGACTGCTGAGATCGAGATCTGCCAGCTGCTCGTCGGTTACTCGGCGCACGATCAGGTCATATGCGAAATTCGGCGCGCCGGTGTAAGTTGCTCGATACTTGCTGATGGCCTGCAGCCAGCGCACTGGACGCTTGAGGAATGTCATCGGCGACATGAACACCAGATTCCCGCCGGAGTACACCGCCCCGAGCAAAAAGCCGATCAGGCCCATGTCGTGGAAGTGCGGGATCCAGGCGACACCGGTCGCGGTATCGTCCAGCCCGCCACCGACGGCGATGGCCGCCTCGTTGTGCATAAGATTGCCGTGCGTCACGACGACGCCCTTCGGGGTGCCCGTCGATCCCGAGGTGTATTGCAGGAATGCGATCGTCCCGGAGTCGATATCGGGCATCTGCCAGGCGTCGGGGTCGCCGAGCGGGCCGTCGGTGGCGGCGACGACCGCGGTTGTGGTCGCCGCGACCAGTGGCTGGAACTGGGTGGTCGTGAGCACCAACCGGGCGCCGGAGTCCGCGATTATGCCCGCTAGCCGGTCGGCGCTGCGCTCGTAGTTCGGCAGCGGCGCGGGAACGGCCACGACACCGGCATACAGGCAGCCGAGAAATGCCCGCAGAAACGCCATACCGTCCTGGTAGAGGAGCACAACGGGCTGCGCCGACTCCGGACGATCGGCCAACCAAGCGGCCACGGCCCTGGCGTCGCGATCGAGTTCGCGGTAGCTGACGATCTCCTCGATGAGCTCGCGACCGGCCTCACGCAGGTAGGTGTAGGACCTCGTATCCTCGTATTCGCATACTTGCTGCCGGACGTGGTGGACGTAACTCGGCTGCATACTGTGTATTCCTTCGGGGAGAGGCGACATCGGGACTACATATGACTGTCGTCGCTCCGCCCCGCCGAAAGTAGGAACCTCAGGGATCGCCCGGCAAACCCGAGGGGTGGGCAATTTTCCACCCAGGGTGCCCACACAGCAGTGTGGCGCCCGGTGACCGGAGGTGAGGTCGACACCTACGACGGCAATACGCGGCGCAGGCTGCTGGTGAAGCCGGGGGTCACAGGTCTGTGGCAGGTGAGTGGACGCTCGGATCTATCGCTCGAGGATGCGGTGCGCCTCGATCTGTCCTATGTCGAGAACTGGTCGATGATCCTGGATCTGCTGTTGATCGCCAAGACGATCGGCGCGGTCGCGCGCGGGGAGGGTGCGTACTGAGACTCAGCTGGGGCGGCGGGCCGGGAATTCGGCGGCGAGTTCGGCGAATACCGCGGTATTCAGCGCGAAGGCCCGCTGTCCTTCGTCGAGCACCCGGCGGCGTTCGAGATCGTCGAGCGGCAATTGGTCGAGCAGACCGCGGTATTCGCGTTTGAAGGCCGCCGGATTGCCGAGCGCGTCGAAGACGTAGAAGCGCACACCGTCGCCGCGATGCGGGAGATTCCACAACTTCTCGGCGGTCCCCCGGATGACCTGGCCGCCCGAGAGGTCACCGAGATAGCGGGTGTAGTGGTGCGCGATGTACCCGGCGGGCCACTCGCGGGCGCATTCGTCTATGCGGGCGGCGTAGGCGGCCGTGGCGGGCAGCGCTTCGAGGGCGTCGCGCCAGTCGGTGCCGATGAGGTGCGCGAGGTCGCGTTC
Protein-coding sequences here:
- a CDS encoding type I polyketide synthase translates to MTDIAIVGLDCRFPQAPDPAALWQLLLDGRDAISEVPANRWHADDFHDPAGAPGTINTRSGGFIDDADAFDHEFFGIAPREAEAMDPQQRLLLQATWRAFEDAALDPRAQSGTRTGVFVGVMANEWANLQMSDYAAITPQHGSGNGYFMTANRLSYQLDLRGPSIAVDTACSSSLVAVHLACGALASGECDQAVAGGVNLVLTPAVGVFYTQAGLSAPDARCKPFSGNADGIVRGEGVAVLVLRRLADAVAEGLPIYAVIKGSAVNSDGRSNGITAPNRWAQQQVITEAYQRAGVRPEDVDFIEAHGTGTILGDMIEVKALGALHGANRAEPCGIGSIKGNLGHTEGAAGVAGLIKVALGLHHGVVAPTRFAEQENPQLRMSRHGLRLVAEPMPLHGPALGGVSSFGIGGTNAHIVLASAPAKPAPAASGGGVLTLSSNDQEGLRRNALRLADALATVPEDRFAQLCWTSNQVKSSGRTRMAIVATDRADAIARLRGEPEIGVAQAVGTGWMFTGQGSQFAGMARALDATNPLFQHALWAVDDCMIEHLDRSVRDLLLDESIDIDRTDLAQPAIFAMEYALARSLADAGVRPAWLIGHSIGEFAAAAVAGVFDLDDACRLVVARGRLMQQLPTGGAMLAVRAAENRVADLLAEEPLVAVAAVNGAADLVLSGPAVAIERIRAALDARAVITKALNVSHAFHSPLMEPMLAEFEAIARDCVYRAPNIPVYSTVRGRLLDASEPMDAAYWTEHVCATVRFSDAVEAALGTEPSHVIEIGPRKVLAALVGRIRPELAARCLAPSPGPGATGTEFTQTLAALYRDGFTPDWDRLYAPAQRVRRRLPTYEFSTEHRFWVEPPTHTTTSTTPEATTTMDQLIALFREQAAVLASVATGSTEIRTPLPDTERSSVSPEAVAGIVRAEVARVSGFPADLVRDDRTITDGLGLDSIMLTDLFGGLVRKLPGLTIDPSWFTATTTLGDVIGYVADQVAASPAPAVPAPAAPAPAAPEPERVTVAPEYRISDFAEVRAIADRLSGAEALGLSNPYFLINDGVTRDTSVIDGAPVLNFSSYNYLGLSGHPAVVTAVQDSVARYGSSCSASRVLSGEKPVHRELEAELAGLLGTEDAIALVGGHSTNVTIIGHIVGPEDLVIHDSLAHDSILQGCKLSGATRRPFPHNDHAALDQLLTEIRHQYRRVLILIEGVYSQDGDIPDLPAIIEVKRKHQALLMIDEAHSIGVLGAGGGGIGEYFGVDRGDVELWSGTMSKALAGCGGYVAGSAELIRFLKYTTPGFVYSVGMTPMNAAASAAAIRQLRTDRTPLDRLRHNAQLFLRLARDAGIDTGDSADTPIIPCIIGDSLQTLTLSNALLRRGINVNPIIYPAVPENLARLRFFVTACHTEDQIRDTVKILAEELALLRSADRAELAADFAE
- a CDS encoding acyl carrier protein, producing the protein MFDTAATCPTTIQVWLVKRVADYTERAPHQVDPAIPLAELGLDSASAVTLCGEIEDRWSLDVDPTLVFDYPTIADIAGYLAAEFAVAA
- a CDS encoding fatty acyl-AMP ligase; amino-acid sequence: MQPSYVHHVRQQVCEYEDTRSYTYLREAGRELIEEIVSYRELDRDARAVAAWLADRPESAQPVVLLYQDGMAFLRAFLGCLYAGVVAVPAPLPNYERSADRLAGIIADSGARLVLTTTQFQPLVAATTTAVVAATDGPLGDPDAWQMPDIDSGTIAFLQYTSGSTGTPKGVVVTHGNLMHNEAAIAVGGGLDDTATGVAWIPHFHDMGLIGFLLGAVYSGGNLVFMSPMTFLKRPVRWLQAISKYRATYTGAPNFAYDLIVRRVTDEQLADLDLSSLRSALCGAEPVRERTVAAVNERFAVAGLQPTAFVPAYGLAEVTLLASYGRIDAAPVYLDAGRDTRLVSCGRAARGLDIRIVDPHTRKQVPDNTVGEIWIRGESVAAGYWNRPDETRETFDAHIGTEGPFLRTGDLGLRHDEELFVAGRLKDLLIINGRNLYPQDVEELVGELHPALAGSVGVAVSVDAGGRERMVVLHGIKKALLGDATLNELTSAIKIAVARGFDVPAPNVVLVETRSVHHTTSGKVQRSSMRAAFLGDRIEGVLHEDLEPALSRSLTV
- a CDS encoding biliverdin-producing heme oxygenase, with protein sequence MSDTVPFSTAIRTATARRHEEAENSSFISDMLGGELGIDSYHRYTAQLWFIYHALEDRWDALADDPIAGPFIRTELARTAELERDLAHLIGTDWRDALEALPATAAYAARIDECAREWPAGYIAHHYTRYLGDLSGGQVIRGTAEKLWNLPHRGDGVRFYVFDALGNPAAFKREYRGLLDQLPLDDLERRRVLDEGQRAFALNTAVFAELAAEFPARRPS